The Thermoanaerobaculia bacterium genome contains the following window.
AGTCGCTTGTGTGTCTTCATCTCAAACTGCTCACGACTCTTCTTGTCGATGTTAGAGGCCCTGTTAACCGTAAATCGTGAAATTTGGGTCGGCAGGGGGATGGGTCCCGAGACCTTGGCTCCGGTTCGCTTCACAGTGTCCACGATTTCGGAAGCCGACTGATCTAGGAGGCGATAGTCAAAAGCTTTTAGCCTGATGCGAATCTTTCCGCTGTCCATGATTCCCCCTACTCGATGATTTCGGTAACGGTACCGGCACCGACGGTACGGCCGCCTTCACG
Protein-coding sequences here:
- the rpsJ gene encoding 30S ribosomal protein S10 translates to MDSGKIRIRLKAFDYRLLDQSASEIVDTVKRTGAKVSGPIPLPTQISRFTVNRASNIDKKSREQFEMKTHKRLLDILEPSPQTLDALMKLQLPAGVHVEIKATKQQKG